The Arvicola amphibius chromosome 4, mArvAmp1.2, whole genome shotgun sequence genome includes the window cagacatacacacagacagaatattatatacataataaacaaataaataaataaatattaaaaaaatattagctcATTGATAATAGATAACATATTTACTATCTTAACATTATGAGGTTGGATAATGTAATGGTATGTGGCATATGCATAACTTATAGAATTATTAAGATTTTGTGTATTAGTaagaaaagtctttgttttctgctgGTGTTACCAGGACTACTTAGTTCTGACTACTTAGAAAACTATGTGAGGTTTTCTAAGCGAGGTTCATTTAAGTATCTATTCTATGTTAAACTCCTTCATAGGACAATTTTATGAGCcattattttaagattattttcatacatataataACTTGTGTATCTGTGATTAAGTATGTGTGCAGGCTGTGTGTCTGAATACTACATACAAGAGTTTACAGAGCTAAAATGAGCTTAATACATTCAAACACATCAGCAAATGTACTCCTTTACATAATATGAAATGGCCAATGAAATTCTCTTGATATTTCTGATATTTGTAATCAGTACTATTCAGATGAAAAGCCTGCGTTCCGCTATTGGAAACCCTGGCCTACAGCTATTTACTATGAATAAAAATACACTTTGTTATTATACACATGAGATCCACCTGTACATCCGCAAATGAGTCTATTTATAGACATCCAAACTTCCTAAATTTGTAAGAGatctaaaatttctatttttattagtgCTATTGATTCGTAAACCTCCTGAACCAAAGAGTTCAATTTTACTTCAAAGGTAGAagctaaattaaaacataaagacTTACATAGAACTCTCGTCTGTAATGATACTAATTTTGCTGGCTCATTTGTACATTAAATGTATGTATGCCACAGTTATATTTTATAAGACTTTCTTAGAGCACTTTGCCTTGCTGGTGTCCCCCAAACTAGAGCTGTCCATGGTACTGCTAGTGGAGCTCTAATCCAGGGTGGGACCTTGGCATTGGGAACAATTTAGTGTTGGATTCCCGTGTTCAATAGGCtgcttaagataaaaataattgtgaAAAGCCAAGAAAGGAGATCTATTTATCGTAGATAACATAGGGCGAGTAATGTATAGAGATCCCAAAATTGCCTCTTAAGTACATCTTCAAGGTCCTGATTTGAGGTTTatgtttaaacagaaagcaagaggTATGGGTCAGTAAGCATAACTAGTGATACAATGTTTTCCTCTACCATTGCTCTATCAGTGTGTGAGCTCCTGTGTCccctctaggggatctgacaagTTCTCAGAACTATATGAAATCCTTTCTGGGGGAGAAGTCCCTCCTCTGGCTAGAACCAGCTTTCATCTTCTACTAACCTGAGATTCCTAAGTAAATTCCAGTCTCTTGGAGACCATTATTTTGCTAGTctaatagcaaaagaaaaaaagagtttgtcTCATTAAAATAGATTGATTCACTCTGGGGCATTTCTATAGCCTTTCCTATATCCATGTCTTTGTGTTCTTAATTTTACCATGACTTTTCCTTTTAGGCAAGGGTAATTAGACCTGCTCTTACAGTGTGCAactgtacttttttaaaaagatagtggACATGGGTCACTCAAGGACTATGTCTATAAACAAGTATATCATTTTCAAGCtagttttccttaaatatttgttattgtttgtcaTGAAATTATAGCTATTTCTGTTAACATCCTGAAGAAATGCAGCATCTAATAAAAGAATCTAAaagatattttctgtgtctatacGTGAGTACATATGGGTATGgaatgtgtggtatgtgtggtgtatacacAGATTTATGTTCCAGaacacgtgtgtatgcatgccctgtgaggccagaggaagacaagaaaggcaattatcacatgtactcactcataagtggtttctaaacataaagcaaagaaaaccagcccacaagtcacaatcccagagaacctaagacaacaatgaggaccctaagagagacttacatagatccaatctgcatgggatgtagaaaaggacaagatctcttgagtaaattgggagcatggggatcttgggagagggttgaaccagaggggagaggtaaggaggggagcagaaaaagaatgtagagctcaataaaaatcaataaaaaaccctccaaaattatgagcccatatatatatatatatatatatatatatatatatatatatatattctccttCTCTCAGAAACTGTCAGCTGCCAATAGTCCCTTAGCTCCGAGGGACTTCATGTCCACATTTCCTCTCCATGCTAGggttttagtttcatgaggtcccatttattaactatTGCTCTTAATGACTGGTACACTGAGATCGAAGATACCCAGACTTGAGTAGTAATATCCTAATTTCCCAGTTTCCTTCAGAAGACTTGTATCAACATCGAAGAAGCACACAGCATAATCTTAGATCCCTCTCTTATAGCCACAATCACTACcttatgaaagaataaaatgccAAGCACCTTGTAAATGTGATAAAACATTAATTCTTCAGTGTTCACATAGAGTGAAAAGGATCATTTGTATCTCGCACACTCTAATTATCCTAGCGTGAAAGAAAAATAGGTCATACCCTAGAAGTTACAAATTGTGGAGAAGACACATGGGCATCTTCAAGCACAAGAAGCTTAAGGCTCATTAACTGATCTGTACAGCATGATCTTGCCATCCAGGTGCTTGAAATAAAATGGAGATTGGTTACTATATGTTTCTTAATTACcatgtttctttaaattatatgAATGATCCCAGTGAATGTCGGGATAAATATGTTTACtagtattacttttattttcagtcATAGCAAAAGACTTCAATAGAAACTTTGCAAGTGATATAATTTTTCAGACCATTTtctccataaatatttttaaacatacagcaATTAAGAAGATATGTACTTTCCATTCtgtcttcttttatgttttaataccAATGAATACAGTTAAGAAAGTATTTCATGGTCTCTTTGGCctcggaggcagaagcaagatgacGAAAGGAACGTCATCCTTCGGAAAGCGTCGCAACAAGACGCACACGTTGTGCCGCCGCTGTGGCTCTAAGGCCTACCACCTTCAGAAGTCTACCTGTGGCAAATGTGGCTACCCTGCCAAGCGCAAGAGAAAGTATAACTGGAGTGCCAAGGCTAAGAGACGCAACACTACCGGGACTGGGTGGATGAGGCACCTCAAAATTATCTACCGGAGATTCAGACATGGATTCCGTGAAGGGACAACCCCTAAACCCAAGAGAGCAGCTGTTGCAGCATCCAGTTCATCTTGAGGATTTCAGtctgtcataaaataaatgttctggtttccaaaatgaaaaaaaaaaagaaagtatttcataCCTTTCTCAAGAAAGGTATTCCTAGAGAATTTGACATGATGAAATGTTGCGATAAAAGGAGAGATTAGTTTGTCTGCAtcctatttaattatttatatttacttatgtttatgtatgtgcatgtgtgtaaatatgtccatggaggccagaaagggttACCTGGAGATGGTGTCACACACAGTTGTGACCTTCCCAAGAGAGGTgttctgaacttgggtcctcaaaAAGAACAGCAAGGACTCATAATCAATGAGCCAACTCTCCATCCTAACTCTACACTCCTCTTTTTAATGagtgaatatattaaataaagagTAAGTAtaagaataaatagaaatcatCAGGTAGAAAGAAGCAGCAGATGGATATCAAAAACACACCCTCAAAGCAGGTGATTCCCATATACAGCAGTAGCGATGACTAGAGAGGCTGAACTGTGAGAAGTGAGCATCATCAACTCAGGAGCTTACAAACAGCCAGCAGAAACTGACTGCAGAAGCCTTGTTGAGGCAGCTGAACAGAATTCTCGATGAGGAGTCATAATTGGAGCAAAGCATCCCCACCTAGGTTGCTTTACATATAAGAACAAGTAGTATGCAGCCAAAAGCTAACATTGTCACATTGGACACTGGTAACCATTCAGCAGAAATGTCTTGTGAAGTCAAGGCCATCAGCTAGGCACCAAACTGAGACTTTGCTTCATGGATGAGCTTTGCATGGATGAACTTAGGGCTTCCCATTACCACTCAGGGATTTTTCATATCACGGGAGAAACAGCAGTAACCTCTGTTGGAATGCCTTACCTTATAGTTGTTCTCAAGCATTTAATAACTTTTTAGGGGAGGCTACTCgtgcttctcttctcttcctgtcaAAGATAGAGGGAGGCCAGTCCATCTGTGAATAAGGGGCCATGGAGGACACGTTGAGACAAACATTCTTGAGTCTGAGATGGGGTAGAGAATGCTACTTCCAGAGTTAGCTTCTCCGTGAGTTCAAACAGCACATAACATCAGTATGATGTACATTCCAAGAGGTTATCATcactttcttcatttaaaatttttaatttaattaatggtGGAGTGGTGATAGcctgttcaattttttttcagacaatgtGTTTAGATTACATTCTCACCTTCTCCAACTTTTCCTagatcctccccatctccctcaccACCAAAACCTTCATTCCCCCTTCTACCCCCCCACATGTCATTTGTGTTGGTCAAATACTTCTGGGTGTGAGGTTTGCCCTGAAGTGTGGGCTATATACCAAGTGTCAcagcattaaagaaaactgactttccttctcCAAACAGCTATCAAACATTACTTgttcttcagagagagagagagagttaggacTTCATACCAACGTACCCAAGACAAGGCTGGGATTTTGTCTAATTTGATGCATAAGTCTTATACATTCTGTCACAATTAATGTTAGTTCATGTGTGCATCTGCCCTGTTGTCTTGAAGCCATTCATTGTCTTTGACTCTGAGGCTTTCTACTTAGCTCTTTTATGTACATCTCTAAGCATTAAGGGGTTGCTTGTTATACAGACATCTCATGAGGCCTGGGCACTCTGAAGTCTTATTTTCTTCACATTCATAAGGTTGTGGGGCTCTGTGTTTATTCGCATCTACTGAAGAAGTGTCTCTGgtaagaactgaaaataaaatcagtcaATGGGCTTATCAGAAAGTAAT containing:
- the LOC119813461 gene encoding 60S ribosomal protein L37-like: MTKGTSSFGKRRNKTHTLCRRCGSKAYHLQKSTCGKCGYPAKRKRKYNWSAKAKRRNTTGTGWMRHLKIIYRRFRHGFREGTTPKPKRAAVAASSSS